The genomic region AGGAAATattgtttgtgtgtcaaactttccactttcctcctaGCTTCAGTacaactaacttcatgcttttttcatatatgctaatgtctcagtctccttcaggcTGTTTGCACTCAACAGAGCCTGACTGATGGAGACCTCCATAATTAGCACATGTGAAAATTTTATTAGAACTTGTAATTGTGCCGTGAGCCTAAGCACATTTACAGCAAATTAATTGatttgagtctttatcaatacatcttaatgatgtgtgttcgattttttttttttttttttttggcatctaTTGCCATGTTTTGGCTTTTGGATGTAAAGTCACTTTACTTGGACACATTCATATCCAACATTCTCAGgaattttatataaaacaaaaataaagagaacagtCCAGTTtctgttcgcacattcccatccttcttagTCATACAATTAACGTCCAATACAttttggtccttcatgctctctagaatttcactttcttccatcgtcctcaaatccctatGAAAGATCACGTACAAGTATTTGGGccgataggaatagttactttaactctgaGATcacgtcagcttaagtaaatccttaaatAAGACTTCCATCTCACAATTttctgacaaaatcaaaatcgccgtccacttgaccattaAGACTTTTTCGAAAATAAACGGATTCATGTTCAAAAGTGGttgattttcattcattcatttaacaTTCGTGTGCCTTGCATTCTTAGTAGGGATTTTGAAAAGAGGTCTTATAGATCTGTCTTTAGAGGGGGATCCATTGTTCAGAGTCGAGTTTACAATAGAGCGGTCATGGGTTTCGGACCAAGTCCAAACGCTTGGCCCAAgaccgtagtcctgaagggatcaaaaactcttaactttCGGTATTAAGCTAATACCACTAGCTAAGAGAAtatggcagtttccgtcctctccctcccccccccccctagtggaagcctggttgcattCTTTAGTACCAAAGGGAGATCGAGTTATGTGGGAggcacttccttaccgccgaacttgtcTAAGGGAAGGGAGGTAATACGAAGCCCAACCCCCAAGcaaatacgggagcccacaagagAGCTACGgcaggctcagggaagtcacccaaagataggaaaataataatagtggacctccctacccaggggtcaaaacGCATCAGGTCTGCCATGAGGTAGAAGAGtactgcgggtctgaggtggggtgctgactacgcctactctAGTCTCGTGTGACTTGCAAGATCAGAGCATTGAAGGTGCAGTTAAGGCAATaaggttctgaaaaaaaaacatatatttattctatattttacTCTAAAGAACTCAGAAACAACAATGTCGACCGAGATTAGAGGCCaaggacaccagggtagctcttgtggcacacgACTTTAGGTTTATTGATATGCGTTATGGAAACGGTCTGATTTTGATAAAAGCTCTTACACGAGTGTAATGTATAAATTTATCAGTCTGTTATGTTTACTTGTACCGAACACATGCCCCCATGCCAGATTGGTATGCATGGATACCTTCatgacaatagtaaaataatgaattATGCTTTATTAGTAGTAAAGACAGATTTAGGAAAGTAATAAACAAAAGTTAAATTTAGCTTAAAGGTTGACCCAGCGCCGATATACTATAGGAGTATCAATTTCCTATATAGGCTATATTGCTATTCAGTGAGGCATTTGTATCAACTGATCAGTGTAAATGTACTCCACGTGGGTGCATGTACCTCGAGTTAGGAAGCCCCGGGCCTCGAGTTAGGAAGCCCCGGGCCGAAATAGAAACGGGCCTGATATTGTGGATCAAAATTTATTTGGGGACTTTATTCTGCATTTATTTTACCggatattattttctgttttcggGCGTTTGGGAGCAAAATTTCAGTTGTAGTTCGTTATACCGATATTTGACGTAATGTTTAGTGTTTGAATACACTTgtacttatttctatttctattgtattttatcatatatatatctgtgtgcgtgtgcgtgtgcgtgtgtgtgtgtacaaacatacatacatatgtatataaatatatatatatatatatatatatatatatatatatatatataatgcaatagaAATAATATACTATTATTCTCACTCAGAGGTCACCTGAATTACAATCAGTTGTTTGCAACATTTGTTTATGGACACAGTATTAGTTTCTAAAACATATATTATGATGActcattttcatatttgttaaaCACTAAATACAGTGTTTGGTAAATGTGAGCTCAGAAGTCTACTATTAATGTATAGTttaagtaaacaaaattaatcaATGTTTTATCTTCACCGTCCACATGTAGGTCATTTGACACACAACATTATACAAACCATTTATTAAGAAGAAAAtgcgaaaataaataataaaccgaAGTTGGTTCCTCGACCAGTCAGCTATTTGGTAGCTTTTCTACGTACTTGGTTGAACATTACTGATTACTGAACATCATTATATGTCGGATTTTCACCAGCTTTTATCTCCTTCTCGTAGCAGGCCAAACGAAATACTGCGAtagcaaaataaaagaaggacAGTAATTCAAAACAATATAGGATGTATTAAATTGATGTATTCACAAAAAAACGCTCaaacaacaatatttttttttttgttttttttagtcacAGACCAAACAAGAATGAAAACGACTAGGCATTTAAcggagaaaataaaacacaacataAACTTCTATTGCTGCTTCACGAAGCCCGATCCGAGACGACGGATCAAGGAACCGCGGCGTCGGACGGAAGAGCGTCTCGGCGGACTGCTTCGTCTTTCATTTCCCATACATACTGGCGCTGGAAGCCCCGGTGATTGGCACCCACCCGGAACTGCCACCGCTACCCAGAGGGGCTGAATATCCTCCACTAAGAGAGCTGCCTCCACCTCCAGAGGGCGCTGAGTAGCTTCCACTCAGAGATCCACCTCCGAAggaaccacctcctccacccacaGATGGCGCTGAGTAGCTTCCACTCAGAGATCCACCTCCGAAggaaccacctcctccacctccacccacagaTGGCGCTGAGTAGCTTCCACTCAGAGATCCACCTCCAAAggaaccacctcctccacctccacccacagaTGGCGCTGAGTAGCTTCCACTCAGAGATCCACCTCCGAAggaaccacctcctccacctccacccacagaTGGCGCTGAGTAGCTTCCACTCAGAGATCCACCTCCGAAggaaccacctcctccacctccacccactccacctccacccacagaTGGCGCTGAGTAGCTTCCACTCAGAGATCCACCTCCAAAggaaccacctcctccacctccacccacagaTGGCGCGGAGTAGCTTCCACTCAGAGATCCACCTCCAAAggaaccacctcctccacctccacccacagaTGGTGCTGAGTAGCTTCCACTCAAAgatccacctcctccgcctccacccacAGATGGCGCTGAGTAGCTTCCACTCAGAGATCCACCTCCAATggaaccacctcctccacctccacccacagaTGGCGCTGAGTAGCTTCCACTCAGAGATCCACCTCCAATggaaccacctcctccacctccccccacagATGGCGCTGAGTAGCTTCCACTCAGAGATCCACCTCCGAAggaaccacctcctccacctccacctactccacctccacccacagaTGGCACGGAGTAGCTTCCACTCAAAGATCCACCTCCAAAggaaccacctcctccacctccacccactccacctccacccacagaTGGCGCTGAGTAGCTTCCACTCAAagatccacctcctccacctccacccacagaTGGCGCTGAGTAGCTTCCACTCAGAGATCCACCTCCAATggaaccacctcctccacctccacccacagaTGGCGCTGAGTAGCTTCCACTTAGAGATCCACCTCCGAAGgaatcacctcctccacctccacccacagaTGGCGCTGAGTAGCTTCCACTCAAAGATCCACCTCCAAAggaaccacctcctccaccaccacccacagATGGCGCTGAGTAGCTTCCACTCAGAGATCCACCTCCAATggaaccacctcctccacctccacccacagaTGGCGCTGAGTAGCTTCCACTCAAAGATCCACCTCCAAAggaaccacctcctccaccaccacccacagATGGCGCGGAGTAGCTTCCACTCAGAGATCCACCTCCAATggaaccacctcctccacctccacccacagaTGGCGCTGAGTAGCTTCCACTCAGAGATCCACCTCCGAAggaaccacctcctccacctccacccacagaTGGCGCTGAGTAGCTTCCACTCAAagatccacctcctccacctccacccacagaTGGAGCTGAGTAGCTTCCACTCAGAGATCCACCTCCGAAggaaccacctcctccacctccacccactccacctccacccacagaTGGCGCTGAGTAGCTTCCACTCAGAGATCCACCTCCGAAggaaccacctcctccacctccacccacagaTGGCGCTGAGTAGCTTCCACTCAAAGATCCACCTCCGAAggaaccacctcctccacctccacccacagaTGGCGCTGAGTAGCTTCCACTCAGAGATCCACCTCCAATggaaccacctcctccacctccacccacagaTGGCGCTGAGTAGCTTCCACTCAGAGATCCACCTCCGAAggaaccacctcctccacctccacccactccacctccacccactccacctccacccacagaTGGTGCTGAGTAGCTTCCACTCAGAGATCCACCTCCGAAggaaccacctcctccacctccaaagGGCGCTGAGTAGGTTCCACTTAATCCACCTCCACTGGAACCtcctgcacctccacctcctaaAGGCGCTGAATAGGTTCTACCAAGTGGACCGCCTCCTCCGCCACCGCGCGAAGGGCTCGAGTATCCGATGCTTATGGTGACTGCACCCCCGgcgccgcctccccctcctcctcctcctcctgctcctcctccaccacctctacctccgcCCCCTCTGCCGTAAGAGGCAAGGCTGCATGAGGCCAGCGAGGCGAGCAGCAGCCCTAAAATCACTCTTTTCTGTAATTAGATATAGATTCCGTATCAGAAGAGGATTTAATTTTGTCTCATATGCAATAAAATAGTATTACACTTTTGATATACTCAAATGCAAATAATCTGAAGTGTAATGCCTTCAACTATTTACTTTTGTCGAGACTTTGCACTGGGTATATCAAATCAGCAAACAAACTGGCAATAAGTGAAAGCACAACACTGTGACATGCATTCTGCAAGAGCTCTTGAGTCCGCCTTACCATGCTGCCGGCGGGGTGACTGGACCTCAACTTGGCTCCGTCGAGCACACTTGGCCTTATATACGAGCCTCAGCCCGGCCTGGAGCGGCTGCGGCCGACCCGCCGTGACTTGCATCTCCTTGCGCTCCTCCGAACATTTCCCACACACTGCAGGCAACAAGGTCGGcattcatatatcatttatatgggACTGGCAGACATAACGTGATTtgacccccccctaccccccgcccctctaaaaaatacaaacaatgtgggaataaggaaaaacaaagagcaGAACGTATTCCATGAcagaaagtaagaaaacaaagTATCTCGCAAGGAGCCAAGTGAATTTAATAAACaacgtatatttaaatgtatacaaatatacgtatatggataatgatatgggtcagttaatcaattaattaatcgatacgatatatatatacatacatacatacatatatatatgtatgtatgtatatattatatatataattatttatttatttattcatttacttatttattcatttatctatttgttcaatTGTTCGTTTATATtcctattcatatttatgtttatatacatatataaatattgatatatatattgcttatctatctatcaacgtatgtatctatttatatatacatacgtacatgcattcattcatacatacatacatacacacatatatgaatttttatacacaaatacccacacacacacacacacgcacacacatacatacacacgcatacacgcatacacacacacacacacactgagtgtgtccgtgtgtgtatacattatatatatacatatatatatatatatatatatatatatatatatgaatgtgtatatacatatatatacacatatgtatatatacaaatatgtatatatatacatacatttaaagaaacagacacacacacacacacaaacacatacacacacacacacacacacacacacacacacacatatatatatatatatatatatatatatatatatatatgtgtgtgtgtatgtgtgtgtgtgtgtgtgtgtgtatgtgtgtgtgtgcatatatatatatatatatatatatatatatacatatatatatatgtatatacatatattcatgtgtgtgtgtatgtgtatacacacacacatgaatatacgcatatatatatatatatatatatatatatatatatatatatatatacatgtatataggcacacacacacacacacacacacacacacatatatatatatgtatatatatacatatacgtgtgtgtgtgtgtgtgtgtgtgtgtgtgtatgtgtgtgtgtgtgtgtgtgtacatatatacatatatagatacatatacatttgtacatttgtacatatccacatatatacatatgtgtgtatatatatatatatatatatatatatatatatatatatatattatatgtatatatgtatgtctatatatatgtatgtatacatataaatgtgtgtctgtgcgtatgataattaactatgtatatgtgtatacacacacatgaatatacgcatatatatatatatatatatatatatatatatatatatatatataaatatatatatatatatatatatatatatatatatatataaacacataaatatgtgtatatatgtgtatatatatacacatgtatataggcacacacacacacacacacatatatatatatatgtttatatatgtatatatatgtatatatatatatatatatatatat from Penaeus chinensis breed Huanghai No. 1 chromosome 39, ASM1920278v2, whole genome shotgun sequence harbors:
- the LOC125046481 gene encoding loricrin-like, with amino-acid sequence MVPVCQMAYKTACKLLAIVCGKCSEERKEMQVTAGRPQPLQAGLRLVYKAKCARRSQVEVQSPRRQHGGGGAGGSSGGGLSGTYSAPFGGGGGGSFGGGSLSGSYSAPSVGGAPSVGGGGGGGSIGGGSLSGSYSAPSVGGGGGGGSFGGGSLSGSYSAPSVGGGGGGGSFGGGSLSGSYSAPSVGGGGVGGGGGGGSFGGGSLSGSYSAPSVGGGGGGGSLSGSYSAPSVGGGGGGGSFGGGSLSGSYSAPSVGGGGGGGSIGGGSLSGSYSAPSVGGGGGGGSFGGGSLSGSYSAPSVGGGGGGGSIGGGSLSGSYSAPSVGGGGGGGSFGGGSLSGSYSAPSVGGGGGGDSFGGGSLSGSYSAPSVGGGGGGGSIGGGSLSGSYSAPSVGGGGGGGSLSGSYSAPSVGGGGVGGGGGGGSFGGGSLSGSYSVPSVGGGGVGGGGGGGSFGGGSLSGSYSAPSVGGGGGGGSIGGGSLSGSYSAPSVGGGGGGGSIGGGSLSGSYSAPSVGGGGGGGSLSGSYSAPSVGGGGGGGSFGGGSLSGSYSAPSVGGGGGGGSFGGGSLSGSYSAPSVGGGGVGGGGGGGSFGGGSLSGSYSAPSVGGGGGGGSFGGGSLSGSYSAPSVGGGGGGGSFGGGSLSGSYSAPSVGGGGGGGSFGGGSLSGSYSAPSVGGGGGSFGGGSLSGSYSAPSGGGGSSLSGGYSAPLGSGGSSGWVPITGASSAKPYCLNCTFNALILQVTRD